A part of Melittangium boletus DSM 14713 genomic DNA contains:
- the deoC gene encoding deoxyribose-phosphate aldolase, producing the protein MAEAQDIQRVVEEIAEYFRQNPPGSRADGAPPGAPASTGAPRTVSTAPVDASRLAGHADLAPYIDHTLLKPEATREDVTRVAREAARHGFATVCVNSSHVATVAAVLEGSASVPIAVVGFPLGAALTSAKAYEAREAIRAGAREIDMVLNVGALKGRDYGLVLQDIAGVVEASGPLPVKVILETSLLTRDEKIAACVLARNAGAAFVKTSTGFSSGGATEEDVALMRQVVGDGVGVKASGGIRSAEDALRMIRAGANRLGASASVAIVSGQQSAAKY; encoded by the coding sequence ATGGCCGAGGCCCAGGACATCCAGCGCGTCGTCGAGGAAATCGCCGAGTACTTCCGCCAGAACCCGCCCGGTTCCCGAGCGGATGGAGCGCCCCCCGGGGCACCCGCCAGCACCGGGGCTCCGCGCACGGTGAGCACCGCTCCCGTCGACGCCTCGCGTCTGGCGGGCCACGCGGACCTGGCGCCCTATATCGATCACACCCTGCTCAAGCCCGAGGCCACGCGCGAGGACGTCACCCGGGTGGCGCGGGAGGCGGCACGGCACGGCTTCGCCACGGTGTGCGTGAACTCGAGCCACGTGGCCACGGTGGCGGCCGTCCTCGAGGGCTCGGCGTCGGTGCCCATCGCCGTGGTGGGCTTTCCCCTGGGCGCCGCGCTCACGAGCGCCAAGGCGTACGAGGCGCGCGAGGCCATCCGCGCCGGCGCCCGGGAGATCGACATGGTGCTCAACGTGGGCGCGCTCAAGGGCCGTGACTACGGGCTCGTGCTCCAGGACATCGCCGGAGTCGTGGAGGCGAGCGGCCCCCTGCCGGTGAAGGTCATCCTCGAGACGAGCCTGCTCACCCGGGACGAGAAGATCGCCGCGTGCGTGCTGGCCCGGAACGCGGGGGCCGCGTTCGTGAAGACGTCCACGGGATTCAGCTCCGGAGGCGCCACCGAGGAGGACGTGGCGCTCATGCGCCAGGTGGTGGGCGACGGGGTGGGGGTGAAGGCCTCCGGGGGCATCCGCTCGGCGGAGGATGCCCTGCGGATGATTCGCGCGGGGGCCAACCGGCTGGGGGCCTCGGCGTCCGTGGCCATCGTCAGCGGTCAGCAGTCCGCCGCGAAGTACTAG
- a CDS encoding ComEC/Rec2 family competence protein: MAFARLLLALLLLFAAAPGQAASLKPLSVYFLDVGQGDAALIVSPTGKTVLIDAGPPEAQATLVPRVKQLVQGPIDLIILTHPHLDHLGGMSRVIQAVGVRRFMDPGFDHPSDAYRKLLDVVGEEAGQVMTPTPNPSAPDTPLSIGLGEGAALSILWPRVPQEPFLKSTRSDANSNSIVAKLTYGDTSFLFMGDAEPETEARLLGKPLDLSATVLKVAHHGGRYSSTAPYLAAVRPQAAVISCGARNDYGHPTAEALGRLQDVGARVFRTDQDGEVLAVSDGATVTLTAAQGRAPPVVVKGQGPGAPRASSGPKGKSVEIVVGRQEPAASGSGSRYVSLKGSKVFHREDCPTLKRAKTQQRTVYPDRASALKERRPSEDCKP, from the coding sequence ATGGCTTTCGCCCGGTTGCTCCTCGCGCTTCTCCTCCTGTTCGCCGCAGCTCCGGGCCAGGCCGCCTCGCTCAAACCCCTGTCCGTCTACTTCCTCGACGTGGGCCAGGGAGACGCGGCGCTCATCGTCTCGCCCACGGGCAAGACGGTCCTCATCGACGCCGGCCCCCCCGAGGCCCAGGCCACACTCGTTCCCCGAGTGAAACAGCTCGTCCAGGGGCCCATCGATCTCATCATCCTCACCCACCCCCACCTGGACCACCTCGGAGGCATGTCGCGGGTCATCCAGGCGGTGGGGGTGCGGCGCTTCATGGACCCGGGCTTCGACCACCCGAGCGACGCCTACCGCAAGCTGTTGGACGTGGTGGGCGAGGAAGCGGGCCAGGTGATGACGCCCACGCCCAACCCATCCGCGCCCGACACGCCCCTGAGCATCGGATTGGGCGAGGGCGCGGCGCTCTCCATCCTCTGGCCGCGCGTGCCCCAGGAGCCCTTCCTGAAGAGCACCCGCTCGGACGCCAACTCCAACTCCATTGTCGCCAAGCTGACGTACGGCGACACCTCGTTCCTGTTCATGGGGGACGCGGAGCCGGAGACGGAGGCGCGGCTGCTGGGCAAGCCCCTGGATCTCTCCGCCACGGTGCTCAAGGTGGCGCACCACGGAGGCCGCTACTCCTCCACGGCGCCCTACCTCGCGGCGGTGCGGCCCCAGGCGGCCGTCATCTCCTGCGGGGCACGCAATGACTACGGGCACCCCACCGCGGAAGCCCTCGGACGGCTCCAGGACGTGGGCGCGCGCGTCTTTCGCACCGACCAGGACGGCGAGGTGCTCGCAGTGAGCGATGGCGCCACCGTGACCCTCACCGCCGCCCAGGGGCGCGCGCCTCCCGTCGTGGTGAAGGGGCAAGGCCCGGGCGCCCCCCGCGCGTCGAGCGGCCCGAAGGGCAAGTCCGTGGAAATCGTCGTCGGACGCCAGGAGCCGGCCGCCAGCGGCTCGGGGTCACGCTACGTGAGCCTCAAGGGCAGCAAGGTCTTCCACCGCGAGGACTGCCCCACCCTGAAACGGGCGAAGACCCAGCAGCGCACGGTGTATCCGGACCGAGCCTCCGCCCTGAAGGAGCGTCGGCCCTCCGAGGATTGCAAACCATGA
- a CDS encoding ABC transporter ATP-binding protein encodes MSLDIGTGEVLALVGENGAGKSTLMNVLYGLYHADSGEVLVNGQAVRLKSPRDAIARGIGMVHQHFMLVPTLTVAENVVLGREPSRFGRLDQERAIAEVAATCERFGFKLDPRARVDTLSVGSQQKVEIVKALHRGAQVLILDEPTAVLTPQESDDLFRVARGLAAGGRTVVFISHKLREVLSVAERVVVMRRGKRVAEVRAAETRPEELAALMVGEARMPQAEAQTYHPPGGERLLETKELTARGEDGRPALRGVTLDVHAGEIVGIAGVDGNGQREFAEVLTGLREVDSGSGTLLGGPLAGLTPAEARRRGVGHVPEDRLWRAVVKAMSVEENVALGRQAQTPFAKGLQVDFAGRRERTQTLLRSYDVRPPDPTLPLQALSGGNQQKVVVARELDASPRLLVVVQPTRGLDIGAVAQVQARLREARDGGAGVVLVSLDLEEVLALADRVYVFFEGKVTGTFTRPQFDEREIGRRMLGTGEEATHG; translated from the coding sequence GTGTCGCTGGACATCGGCACCGGGGAGGTCCTCGCCCTGGTGGGCGAGAACGGCGCGGGCAAGTCCACCCTGATGAACGTCCTCTACGGGCTCTACCACGCCGACTCCGGCGAGGTGCTCGTCAATGGCCAGGCGGTGCGGCTCAAGAGCCCCCGCGACGCCATCGCCCGGGGCATTGGCATGGTGCATCAACACTTCATGCTCGTGCCCACGCTCACGGTGGCGGAGAACGTGGTGCTCGGCCGCGAGCCCTCGCGCTTTGGCCGCCTGGACCAGGAGCGCGCCATCGCCGAGGTGGCCGCCACGTGCGAGCGCTTCGGCTTCAAGCTGGATCCCCGCGCCCGGGTGGACACGCTCAGCGTGGGCTCGCAACAGAAGGTGGAGATCGTCAAGGCGCTGCATCGGGGCGCCCAGGTGCTCATCCTCGACGAGCCCACGGCGGTTCTCACGCCGCAAGAATCGGATGACCTGTTCCGGGTGGCGCGGGGGCTGGCGGCCGGAGGGCGCACCGTCGTCTTCATCAGCCACAAGCTGCGCGAGGTGTTGAGCGTGGCCGAGCGCGTGGTCGTGATGCGGCGCGGCAAGCGGGTGGCCGAGGTGCGCGCCGCCGAGACGCGGCCCGAGGAGCTGGCGGCGCTGATGGTGGGCGAGGCGCGCATGCCCCAGGCCGAGGCCCAGACGTACCATCCGCCCGGAGGCGAGCGGCTGCTCGAGACGAAGGAGCTCACGGCCCGGGGCGAGGACGGACGGCCCGCGCTGCGCGGCGTGACGCTGGACGTGCACGCCGGGGAGATCGTCGGCATCGCCGGAGTGGACGGCAACGGCCAGCGCGAGTTCGCCGAGGTGCTCACGGGCCTGCGGGAGGTGGACTCGGGCAGTGGCACCCTGCTGGGCGGACCGCTCGCGGGGCTGACGCCCGCCGAGGCGCGGCGCCGGGGCGTGGGGCACGTGCCGGAGGATCGGCTGTGGCGCGCGGTGGTGAAGGCCATGAGCGTGGAGGAGAACGTGGCGCTGGGCCGGCAGGCGCAGACGCCCTTCGCCAAGGGACTCCAGGTGGACTTCGCCGGGCGGCGCGAGCGCACCCAGACGCTCCTGCGCTCCTATGACGTGCGGCCGCCGGATCCGACGCTGCCGCTCCAGGCGCTCTCGGGCGGCAACCAGCAGAAGGTGGTGGTGGCGCGCGAGCTGGATGCCTCGCCCCGGCTCCTGGTGGTGGTGCAGCCCACGCGCGGCCTGGACATCGGCGCCGTGGCGCAGGTGCAGGCGAGGCTGCGCGAGGCGCGCGATGGCGGCGCGGGCGTGGTGCTCGTCTCGCTCGACCTGGAGGAAGTGTTGGCCCTGGCCGACCGCGTCTACGTCTTCTTCGAGGGAAAGGTGACGGGGACGTTCACCCGGCCGCAGTTCGACGAGCGGGAAATCGGCCGGCGGATGCTCGGCACCGGAGAGGAGGCGACTCATGGGTGA
- a CDS encoding DUF3006 domain-containing protein, which yields MPKVTLDRFEEELAVLIVDGREVVRPRAALPPDAREGDVVDLDTMSVDTAATEQLRDEVRRARERALAKKAAPPGDFDL from the coding sequence ATGCCCAAGGTCACCCTGGATCGATTCGAGGAAGAACTCGCCGTGCTCATCGTGGACGGGCGCGAGGTGGTGCGCCCGCGCGCGGCCCTTCCGCCCGACGCCCGCGAGGGAGACGTGGTGGACCTGGACACGATGAGCGTGGACACGGCCGCCACGGAGCAACTGCGCGACGAGGTGCGGCGGGCGCGGGAGAGGGCCCTCGCGAAGAAGGCCGCCCCTCCCGGTGATTTCGACCTGTGA
- a CDS encoding ABC transporter permease, producing MFEVVEALLSSTLEYYPALVFAALGATLSERSGITNVGIEGMMRTGAFCAALAAITLPTPVAVLVGMLAGAGIAAVHGALSIHWRADQVVSGMALNLVALAGGTYLLEALYGPNGTPPIQQLPRWHVPGLSELPLLRAFSGHTALTWLALVLPLAFHWLFYRTPLGLRLRAVGEKPHAVATLGLSVQGLRWMAVLGGGMLAGLGGAALSTAVLDRFEQHTPAGLGYMALAATVFGRWTPLGALLAGLFFAAGSALRIGLASSAPGIIEIIPQGFLLALPYLLTLVLLAVQGRRTHAPAALGTPYEQESR from the coding sequence GTGTTTGAGGTGGTGGAAGCGCTCCTGTCCTCCACGCTGGAGTACTACCCGGCGCTCGTGTTCGCCGCGCTGGGGGCGACCCTGTCCGAGCGCTCGGGCATCACGAACGTGGGCATCGAGGGGATGATGCGCACGGGCGCCTTCTGCGCGGCCCTGGCGGCCATCACCCTGCCCACGCCGGTGGCGGTGCTGGTGGGCATGCTCGCGGGCGCGGGCATCGCGGCCGTCCACGGCGCGCTGAGCATCCACTGGCGGGCGGATCAGGTGGTGTCCGGCATGGCGCTCAACCTGGTGGCGCTCGCCGGAGGCACCTACCTGCTCGAGGCCCTCTACGGCCCCAACGGCACGCCCCCCATCCAGCAACTGCCGCGCTGGCACGTGCCGGGCCTGTCCGAGCTGCCCCTGCTGCGCGCCTTCTCCGGGCACACGGCCCTCACCTGGCTGGCCCTGGTGCTGCCCCTGGCCTTCCACTGGCTCTTCTACCGCACGCCCCTGGGCCTGCGGCTGCGCGCCGTGGGCGAGAAGCCCCACGCCGTGGCCACGCTCGGCCTGTCCGTGCAGGGCCTGCGCTGGATGGCCGTGCTCGGCGGCGGAATGCTCGCGGGCCTGGGGGGGGCCGCGCTGTCCACCGCCGTGCTGGATCGCTTCGAGCAGCACACGCCCGCCGGCCTCGGCTACATGGCCCTGGCCGCCACGGTGTTCGGCCGCTGGACGCCCCTGGGCGCGCTGCTCGCCGGGCTCTTCTTCGCCGCCGGCAGCGCCCTGCGCATCGGGCTCGCCTCCAGCGCCCCCGGCATCATCGAGATCATCCCCCAGGGCTTCCTGCTCGCCCTGCCCTACCTGCTCACGCTCGTGTTGCTCGCCGTCCAGGGCCGCCGGACCCATGCCCCCGCCGCGCTCGGCACCCCTTATGAGCAGGAGTCGCGCTAA
- a CDS encoding TraR/DksA family transcriptional regulator: MNTSQLERFKQRLLEIHAELTGKTPLRIEPNRTDEGRVGGDEDEQPLNEMMQAIASNRNRNSDVVLGRVLKALGKLREDPDSFGECEECGDEIPLGRLEAMPYVEFCVNCQGQKDAPKGGPTRRKLTDYS; this comes from the coding sequence GTGAACACGTCACAGCTCGAGAGGTTCAAGCAGCGGCTGCTGGAGATCCACGCGGAACTCACGGGCAAGACGCCCTTGCGCATCGAGCCCAACCGCACCGACGAGGGGCGCGTGGGCGGCGACGAGGACGAACAGCCGCTCAACGAGATGATGCAGGCCATCGCCTCCAACCGTAACCGCAACTCGGACGTGGTGCTCGGGCGCGTGCTGAAGGCGCTCGGCAAGCTGCGGGAGGACCCGGACTCCTTCGGCGAGTGCGAGGAGTGCGGTGACGAGATTCCCCTGGGCCGCCTGGAGGCCATGCCCTATGTGGAGTTCTGCGTGAACTGCCAGGGTCAGAAGGACGCGCCCAAGGGCGGGCCCACCCGGCGCAAGCTCACGGACTATTCCTGA
- a CDS encoding ABC transporter permease, with amino-acid sequence MGERLRTILPSILSVLLALAVCWCFIALTRDARIASEAYLQMLRGGIGDWGAYLDGGRVTLLTRPWGEAAIKASLLLLTGLSVTVAFKVGLFNIGAQGQMLMGALAAAVVGAQVELPTVLHVIAALLGAAVAGGLWALIAAWLKLARGVHEVISTIMLNWVAVSLVDNWLVVGPLRAGAGTTLNTTGTAEIHATAHLPRLLGDLSRLHLGFPLALAVALGLWVWLARLRTGFETRAVGLGPEAARAAGIPVTRRTAEAMGLAGALAGLAGAVLVLGTEFRYPGTLGAPYGFDGIAISLIGGNHPLGVTLSALFFGVLRAGGTRMQLLGVHKTYPELIQGLALLFVAGRQVWLTLLSARKRPPEAPAEPQPVPEAAPQPAQRPEVPRV; translated from the coding sequence ATGGGTGAGCGGTTGCGGACGATCCTGCCCTCCATCCTGTCCGTGCTCCTCGCCCTGGCGGTGTGCTGGTGCTTCATCGCCCTCACCCGGGACGCGCGGATCGCCAGCGAGGCCTATCTGCAGATGCTCCGCGGAGGCATCGGCGACTGGGGGGCGTACCTCGATGGAGGCCGCGTCACCCTGCTCACCCGGCCCTGGGGCGAGGCCGCCATCAAGGCCTCCCTGCTGCTGCTCACCGGGTTGTCGGTGACGGTGGCCTTCAAGGTGGGCCTCTTCAACATCGGCGCCCAGGGACAGATGCTGATGGGCGCGCTCGCCGCGGCGGTCGTGGGGGCGCAGGTGGAGTTGCCCACCGTGCTCCATGTCATCGCGGCGCTGCTCGGGGCCGCGGTCGCCGGAGGCCTGTGGGCGCTCATCGCCGCGTGGCTCAAGCTCGCCCGGGGCGTGCACGAGGTCATCTCCACCATCATGCTCAACTGGGTGGCGGTGAGCCTGGTGGACAACTGGCTCGTGGTGGGTCCGCTGCGGGCCGGTGCCGGCACCACGCTGAACACGACGGGCACCGCGGAGATCCACGCCACCGCGCACCTGCCCCGGCTGCTCGGGGATTTGTCGCGCCTGCACCTGGGCTTTCCGCTGGCGCTCGCGGTGGCGCTCGGGTTGTGGGTGTGGCTGGCGCGGCTGCGCACGGGCTTCGAGACGCGCGCGGTGGGCTTGGGGCCCGAGGCGGCCCGAGCCGCGGGCATCCCCGTCACCCGGCGTACCGCCGAGGCCATGGGACTGGCCGGCGCGCTCGCGGGACTGGCCGGCGCGGTGCTCGTGCTGGGCACGGAGTTCCGCTACCCGGGCACGCTCGGCGCGCCCTACGGCTTCGACGGCATCGCCATCTCGCTCATCGGCGGCAACCACCCGCTGGGCGTCACCCTGTCGGCCCTCTTCTTCGGCGTGCTGCGCGCGGGTGGCACGCGCATGCAACTGCTCGGCGTGCACAAGACCTACCCGGAGCTCATCCAGGGACTCGCCCTGCTCTTCGTGGCGGGCCGTCAGGTGTGGCTCACGCTGCTGAGCGCCCGGAAGCGTCCTCCCGAGGCCCCCGCCGAGCCCCAGCCCGTGCCCGAAGCCGCCCCCCAGCCCGCGCAGCGTCCGGAGGTGCCCCGTGTTTGA
- a CDS encoding HAMP domain-containing histidine kinase, producing MSAVAMAWWPQKMLGMGGEGRGRLASAEVLDGTDEQRLDLCALARHAVSLLHTTGHVEPTDVQLELPDEPVFARVSARRMEQVMLHLLVDAVWMRRGAEDPVRAVRLRVEPQDDFGDYGPTIQMRYAARNLGPAQARDTSGAAQRSGLSLARELVEAQGGHLAVKHHGHTGSTVVVTVELPDQGTASW from the coding sequence ATGAGCGCGGTGGCGATGGCCTGGTGGCCGCAGAAGATGCTCGGAATGGGTGGAGAGGGCCGCGGCCGCCTGGCTTCCGCGGAAGTCCTCGACGGGACCGACGAGCAACGCCTGGACCTGTGCGCGCTGGCCCGGCACGCGGTGTCGCTGCTGCACACCACCGGCCACGTGGAGCCCACCGACGTCCAACTGGAGCTGCCAGACGAGCCGGTATTCGCGCGGGTGAGCGCGCGGCGCATGGAGCAGGTGATGCTCCACCTGCTCGTCGACGCGGTGTGGATGCGCCGCGGCGCGGAGGACCCCGTCCGGGCCGTGCGGCTGCGCGTGGAGCCGCAGGACGACTTCGGCGATTACGGCCCCACCATCCAGATGCGCTACGCGGCGCGGAACCTCGGCCCGGCCCAGGCACGCGACACGTCCGGCGCCGCGCAGCGGAGCGGCCTGTCGCTGGCGCGCGAGCTGGTGGAAGCCCAGGGCGGCCACCTGGCGGTGAAGCACCACGGGCACACGGGCAGCACCGTCGTCGTCACCGTGGAGCTGCCGGACCAGGGCACCGCGAGCTGGTAG
- a CDS encoding phospho-sugar mutase, translating to MDATALKDRAEAWLRADPDADTVAELREVLARGDLADLADRFAADLEFGTAGMRGVLGAGSNRMNRAVVRRTSAGLARYLKATVPDVTRRGVVVGRDGRRLSAEFAEDTASVLAAEGIPAHVFPGLVPTPLVAFATLHLGAAAGVIVTASHNPPEYNGYKVYWGNGAQIIPPHDKGIAAEIARVGPADQLRLLPPDAARAQGLWTDLTDAIGEAYLEAISRLRVHGRGSDALRIVYTAMHGVGGVWMERALARAGFRHVHPVAEQHQTDGTFPTVRFPNPEEPGAMDLSIATARRVDADLVLAHDPDADRLAVMVRGEEGALRMLTGNEVGVLLGHYLLAEGRGDGRTPYVVTTIVSSTQLGDIASQLGAAYDEVLTGFKWIANRAIARERDEGVRFVFGYEEAIGYCVGTATRDKDGIGAALVFADLAAWCEANGKTVLGYLEEIQRVYGLYVSGQRNFTFPGAEGVQTMARIMESMRGAFPERLGDWRVTRILDYLPGGKLPPSNVLAFEVEGGGRVTARPSGTEPKIKYYFELKETLAPGEPVRAARVRAEARLQQFIDAFLAFARERGQPEVGA from the coding sequence ATGGACGCGACAGCACTCAAGGACAGGGCGGAGGCGTGGCTGCGGGCGGACCCGGACGCGGACACCGTGGCGGAACTGCGCGAGGTGCTCGCGCGCGGGGACCTGGCGGACCTGGCGGACCGGTTCGCGGCGGACCTGGAGTTCGGCACCGCGGGGATGCGCGGCGTGCTGGGCGCGGGCAGCAACCGGATGAACCGCGCGGTGGTGCGCCGGACCAGCGCGGGCCTGGCGCGTTACCTCAAGGCCACCGTTCCGGACGTCACCCGCCGGGGCGTGGTGGTGGGCCGCGATGGCCGCCGGTTGAGCGCCGAGTTCGCCGAGGACACCGCCTCCGTGCTCGCCGCCGAGGGCATTCCCGCCCATGTCTTCCCGGGGCTCGTCCCCACGCCGCTCGTCGCCTTCGCCACCCTGCACCTCGGCGCCGCCGCGGGCGTCATCGTCACCGCGAGCCACAACCCGCCCGAGTACAACGGCTACAAGGTCTACTGGGGCAACGGCGCGCAGATCATCCCGCCCCATGACAAGGGGATCGCCGCGGAGATCGCCCGCGTGGGGCCTGCGGATCAACTCCGGCTGTTGCCGCCCGACGCGGCGCGCGCCCAGGGCCTGTGGACGGATCTCACCGACGCCATCGGCGAGGCCTACCTGGAGGCCATCTCCCGGCTGCGCGTGCACGGACGGGGCTCGGACGCGCTGCGCATCGTCTACACCGCGATGCACGGCGTGGGCGGGGTGTGGATGGAGCGGGCGCTCGCGCGCGCGGGCTTCCGCCACGTCCACCCGGTGGCCGAGCAGCACCAGACCGATGGCACCTTCCCCACCGTGCGCTTTCCCAACCCCGAGGAGCCGGGCGCCATGGACCTGTCGATCGCCACCGCGCGGCGGGTGGACGCGGACCTGGTGCTCGCCCACGATCCGGACGCGGACCGCCTCGCGGTGATGGTGCGCGGGGAGGAGGGCGCGCTGCGCATGCTCACCGGCAACGAGGTGGGTGTGCTGTTGGGCCACTACCTGCTGGCCGAGGGGCGCGGGGACGGGCGCACGCCCTACGTCGTCACCACCATCGTGTCCTCGACCCAGTTGGGTGACATCGCGAGCCAACTGGGCGCCGCGTATGACGAGGTGCTCACGGGCTTCAAGTGGATCGCCAACCGCGCGATCGCGCGCGAGCGGGACGAGGGCGTGCGCTTCGTCTTCGGCTACGAGGAGGCGATTGGTTACTGCGTGGGCACCGCGACGCGCGACAAGGACGGCATTGGCGCGGCGCTCGTGTTCGCGGACCTGGCCGCGTGGTGCGAGGCGAATGGCAAGACGGTGCTCGGCTACCTGGAGGAGATCCAGCGGGTGTACGGCCTGTACGTGAGCGGGCAGCGCAACTTCACCTTCCCGGGCGCCGAGGGCGTCCAGACGATGGCGCGCATCATGGAGTCGATGCGTGGCGCGTTCCCCGAGCGTCTGGGCGACTGGCGCGTGACGCGCATCCTGGACTACCTGCCGGGCGGGAAGCTGCCGCCCTCCAACGTCCTCGCCTTCGAGGTGGAGGGGGGCGGGCGGGTGACGGCGCGTCCCTCGGGGACGGAGCCGAAGATCAAATATTACTTCGAGCTGAAGGAGACGCTGGCCCCGGGTGAACCGGTGCGGGCCGCGCGCGTGCGCGCGGAGGCGCGTCTCCAACAGTTCATCGACGCCTTCCTCGCGTTCGCGCGTGAGCGGGGGCAGCCGGAGGTGGGTGCGTGA
- a CDS encoding ComEC/Rec2 family competence protein: MSRSIRTLATLLCACLLWACEEPAPAPPPETKPVQAPALRYFGHPADGKLHVYFLDVDQGDATLIVSPDGHTVLVDAGPPFAGTHLANRLPELLTNKLDLVILTHPHLDHYGGLPAAVGAVGASRLLEPQLPNTPSDYDALLASLAAKGVEVFSPEAPPGNEPLRLPLGGGAELSVLWPRVPTEKLLTGEGASESNSIVLRLTYRDTTVLLMGDAREQTERRLMQLGAPLSSTLLKVATHGTATATSAAFLEAVQPRAAILSTGTGNPESAPSRDVLGRLEAMKVRLFRTDRDGEVHAVSDGQRFAVSTQRRPESATQGEAFFEGMKEEPPSPPPAHINLNSAGPEPKSKLARAERPESPAQGKGPFVASKRSDKRLFHKPDCFAAKRIKSQNKVVFKTRADAEAHQFHAHACAH; the protein is encoded by the coding sequence ATGAGCCGCTCCATCCGGACCCTGGCCACGCTGCTGTGCGCATGCCTGCTGTGGGCGTGCGAGGAACCCGCCCCGGCTCCCCCGCCCGAGACGAAGCCCGTCCAGGCCCCGGCCCTGCGCTACTTCGGCCATCCGGCCGACGGCAAGCTGCACGTCTACTTCCTCGACGTGGACCAGGGGGACGCCACCCTCATCGTCTCGCCGGACGGGCACACGGTGCTCGTCGACGCCGGCCCTCCCTTCGCGGGGACCCATCTGGCCAACCGGCTGCCGGAGCTGCTCACCAACAAGCTCGACCTGGTCATCCTCACCCACCCCCATCTCGACCACTACGGAGGCCTGCCCGCGGCGGTGGGGGCGGTGGGCGCGAGCAGGCTGCTCGAGCCGCAACTGCCCAACACGCCCTCGGACTATGACGCGCTGCTCGCCTCGCTCGCGGCCAAGGGGGTGGAGGTGTTCTCCCCGGAGGCTCCGCCCGGGAACGAGCCGTTGCGCCTGCCGCTGGGCGGCGGGGCGGAGTTGAGTGTCCTCTGGCCCCGCGTGCCCACCGAGAAGCTGCTCACCGGCGAGGGCGCGTCGGAGAGCAATTCCATCGTCCTGCGGCTCACCTACCGCGACACCACCGTCCTGCTGATGGGGGATGCCCGGGAGCAGACCGAGCGGCGCCTGATGCAACTGGGAGCCCCCTTGAGCTCCACGCTGTTGAAGGTGGCGACCCATGGAACCGCCACCGCCACCAGTGCCGCGTTCCTCGAGGCGGTCCAACCCCGGGCGGCCATCCTGTCCACCGGTACGGGCAATCCGGAGAGCGCTCCGTCCCGGGACGTGCTGGGCCGGCTGGAGGCGATGAAGGTGCGCCTGTTCCGCACGGATCGCGACGGCGAGGTGCACGCCGTGAGTGACGGCCAACGCTTCGCCGTCAGCACGCAGCGGCGTCCGGAGAGCGCCACGCAGGGCGAGGCGTTCTTCGAGGGGATGAAGGAGGAGCCCCCGAGCCCCCCCCCGGCCCACATCAACCTGAACTCGGCCGGACCCGAGCCGAAGTCGAAGCTGGCCCGGGCCGAGCGCCCGGAGTCACCCGCCCAGGGCAAGGGCCCCTTCGTCGCCAGCAAGCGCAGCGACAAACGGCTCTTCCACAAACCGGACTGCTTCGCCGCCAAGCGCATCAAGAGCCAGAACAAGGTCGTCTTCAAGACCCGCGCCGACGCGGAAGCGCATCAGTTCCATGCCCACGCCTGCGCGCACTGA